The following proteins come from a genomic window of Diorhabda carinulata isolate Delta chromosome X, icDioCari1.1, whole genome shotgun sequence:
- the LOC130901657 gene encoding UPF0047 protein YjbQ isoform X1, translating to MASSARFIQSPTAWCQRKVNLRPQHRGVHLVTEEILRQLPELNSFVIGLCHIQILHTSASLALNESWDPDVRDDMEMMLNKIVPEGLPYRHSCEGPDDMPAHVKACFLGSNLTIPITEGKLNLGTWQGIWLCEHRDHAGSRKLMVTLNGCLRDNACTPLSPVSPMASTSS from the exons ATGGCTTCTTCAGCACGATTTATACAAAGTCCCACCGCATGGTGTCAGCGGAAAGTGAATTTAAGACCGCAACATCGGGGTGTACATTTGGTAACAGAAGAAATTTTAAGGCAGTTACCAGAATTAAATTCATTTGTCATTGGGTTGTGTCACATTCAAA tacTACATACTAGTGCAAGTTTAGCCTTGAATGAAAGTTGGGATCCAGATGTAAGGGATGATATGGAAATGATGCTAAATAAAATTGTTCCTGAGGGTTTACCATACAGACATTCTTGTGAAGGTCCTGATGATAtg CCTGCTCATGTAAAAGCATGCTTTCTCGGCTCCAACCTAACGATACCAATAACAGAGGGTAAATTAAACCTTGGCACATGGCAGGGCATCTGGCTGTGCGAACATCGGGACCACGCGGGCTCTCGAAAATTGATGGTCACTTTAAATGGTTGCCTACGAGACAACGCCTGTACTCCTTTGTCCCCAGTGAGCCCGATGGCAAGCACCAGCAGTTAG
- the LOC130901659 gene encoding uncharacterized protein LOC130901659, which yields MATFYANPDETNELWIETAALETPRFRIWHYIFFCFSAFTVFVVLFCCCIKIRVPRTKQEIEADYCRKKLAVKFRERLKLIKNQEMNNMDLERALQIIQDDYKEERMRLNLSAPAGTTNNPNPDNIAEPQQPFRKFSSLILSTKFAMKP from the exons ATGGCGACTTTTTATGCCAATCCAGATGAAACAAACGAACTCTGGATTGAAACAGCTGCTCTCGAAACACCAAGATTTAGAATTTGGcactacatatttttttgtttttcagcttttacTGTATTTG TTGTCCTATTTTGCTGCTGTATTAAAATACGTGTACCCAGAACGAAACAAGAAATCGAAGCAGactattgtagaaaaaaattggcAGTAAAATTTAGAGAGAGACTGAAGCTGATTAAGAATCAAGAAATGAATAACATGGATTTAGAAAGAG caTTGCAGATCATTCAAGATGACTACAAAGAGGAGAGAATGCGACTTAATCTTTCGGCCCCTGCAGGAACTACTAACAACCCTAACCCCGATAATATTGCCGAACCACAGCAaccttttcgaaaattttcgtCTCTAATATTGTCTACTAAATTTGCAATGAAACCTTAg